A region from the Chitinophaga sp. Cy-1792 genome encodes:
- a CDS encoding RNA polymerase sigma factor: protein MSLEIFLSQVVPVRTKLYRFAYRLLGNEEDAKDITQDALMKVWAMQGKMMELQNLEAWCMRVTRNLALDKIKSRKYRVADTLDKASEMPAQHQTSPHAATERNEVMNKVHTAINSLPEKYRTIMQLRDMEGLSYQEIADTLDIDVNDVKVNLHRARKSVREKLQNQQVYGL from the coding sequence ATGTCATTAGAAATATTCCTTTCCCAGGTAGTACCCGTAAGAACAAAGCTTTACCGCTTTGCTTACCGTCTGCTGGGTAATGAGGAAGACGCCAAGGATATCACTCAGGATGCACTGATGAAAGTATGGGCCATGCAAGGTAAGATGATGGAGCTGCAGAACCTGGAAGCCTGGTGTATGCGTGTTACGCGTAACCTGGCACTGGATAAAATCAAATCCAGGAAATACCGGGTAGCCGATACACTGGATAAAGCCAGTGAAATGCCTGCCCAGCATCAGACCAGTCCGCATGCTGCCACAGAACGTAATGAAGTGATGAATAAAGTTCATACAGCGATCAACTCCCTGCCGGAGAAATATCGCACCATCATGCAGCTTAGGGATATGGAAGGCTTGTCTTACCAGGAAATCGCTGACACACTGGATATAGATGTCAACGATGTAAAAGTGAATTTGCACCGTGCAAGAAAATCTGTACGGGAAAAACTACAAAATCAACAGGTATATGGATTATAA